From a single Candoia aspera isolate rCanAsp1 chromosome 10, rCanAsp1.hap2, whole genome shotgun sequence genomic region:
- the APLP1 gene encoding amyloid beta precursor like protein 1 isoform X2 translates to MAGSTGCASAGWAVARWLLAPLLLLGSCPGPGGAANTQGMGAALGPTLGTPQVAMFCGKLVLHLNLQTGHWEPDAIGTRTCFRTTEEIRSYCQEVYPELQITNAVEGTQPVTIDKWCKKGRSSCKGQMHIVVPYRCLVGEFVSEALLVPDKCKFLHQEKMDSCETYLYWHSVAKEACSGERLELHSYGMLLPCGADRFRGVEYVCCPSHPPAIRVEQATEAPQMVAHLREEALRSNKVPTGRIPTEEESLELEEDRNMDEEEEEEVEEEEEEEEEEEEEEIPGESAPDPNHFHAGWDDYFVEPGYYDDSITQTTITTTTQTTEEDVKVTPTPRPTDGVDVYFEMPGDGNEHANFLRAKMDLEERRMKQINEVMKEWAEADNEAKNLPKTDRQALNEHFQSVLQTLEEQVAGERQRLVETHLARVVALLNDNRRAALENYLTAVQNDHAQPDRILAALKRYVRAEQKDQRHTLRHYQHVAAADPEKAEQMKFQVYTHLHVIEERMNQSLALLYKNPQLTQELRGDIEELLRSERVSTNDLLTTSISETRTTEEFLPMDSGEDLAPESRSYPHDGEASGLAEYDYPTSDKALLYEYEHKLNVSASDVKGMVYKSQEIQRDELEPDTLVTINRGALIGLLIVAVAVAMVIIISLLMVRRKPYGTISHGIVEVDPMVSPEERQLSKMQNHGYENPTYKFFEEMN, encoded by the exons GGGATGGGAGCAGCACTTGGGCCAACCCTGGGGACCCCCCAAGTGGCCATGTTTTGTGGGAAACTGGTCCTGCATCTCAACCTCCAGACAGGGCACTGGGAGCCCGATGCCATTGGCACTCGAACCTGCTTTCGTACCACGGAGGAGATCCGGAGCTACTGCCAggag GTATATCCTGAGTTGCAGATCACTAATGCCGTGGAAGGGACGCAGCCAGTCACCATAGACAAGTGGTGCAAGAAGGGCCGATCATCATGCAAAGGCCAGATGCACATTGTGGTACCCTACCGGTGTCTTG TGGGCGAGTTTGTGAGTGAAGCACTTCTTGTACCAGACAAGTGCAAATTCCTACACCAAGAGAAAATGGACTCATGTGAGACCTACTTGTATTGGCATAGTGTGGCTAAAGAG GCCTGCAGTGGTGAACGTCTTGAGCTACACAGCTACGGCATGCTACTGCCTTGTGGGGCTGACCGTTTCCGGGGTGTGGAATATGTGTGCTGCCCCTCACACCCTCCAGCCATCCGGGTGGAACAAGCTACTGAGGCGCCCCAGATGGTTGCCCATTTGAGAGAGGAAGCCCTGCGCAG CAACAAAGTACCAACAGGACGTATTCCAACAGAGGAAGAAAGTTTAGAATTGGAGGAAGACAGGAATatggatgaagaagaggaagaagaggtggaggaggaggaagaggaggaggaggaagaagaggaggaagagattcCTGGAGAAAGTGCTCCTGACCCTAACcacttccatgctggctgggatgaCTATTTTGTAGAACCAGGATACTATGATGACAGCATCACTCAGACCACCATCACCACAACGACTCAGACCACAGAAGAAGATGTCAAAG TGACCCCAACCCCCCGCCCAACCGATGGGGTGgatgtttattttgaaatgccTGGAGATGGGAATGAGCATGCCAACTTCCTGCGAGCTAAGATGGACCTGGAGGAGCGTCGCATGAAACAGATCAATGAG GTGATGAAGGAATGGGCCGAAGCTGACAATGAAGCCAAGAACTTGCCTAAAACAGACCGGCAGGCGCTGAATGAG CACTTCCAGTCTGTCCTCCAGAcactggaagagcaggtggctggagagCGCCAGCGGCTGGTGGAGACCCATCTGGCCCGTGTGGTAGCACTGCTTAATGACAACCGTCGCGCGGCACTGGAGAACTACTTGACTGCTGTACAGAACGACCATGCCCAG CCGGACCGCATCCTGGCAGCTCTGAAGAGATATGTGCGGGCGGAACAAAAAGATCAGCGCCACACTCTCCGCCATTACCAGCATGTGGCAGCTGCTGATCCTGAAAAGGCTGAACAAATGAAGTTCCAG GTGTATACCCATCTCCATGTCATTGAGGAACGGATGAACCAGAGCCTTGCATTGCTCTACAAGAACCCGCAGCTAACTCAGGAGCTCCGAGGAGACATAG AGGAGCTGCTGCGATCCGAACGGGTGTCCACCAATGACCTGCTCACTACCTCAATCTCAGAGACCCGCACCACAGAGGAGTTTCTACCCATGGACAGTGGTGAGGACTTAGCTCCTGAGAGCCGTTCTTACCCACACGATGGAGAAG CTTCTGGGCTGGCAGAATATGACTATCCAACTAGTGACAAAGCCTTGCTGTATGAGTATGAACATAAG CTCAATGTGTCTGCCTCAGATGTCAAAGGCATGGTGTACAAGTCCCAAGAAATCCAACGTGATGAGCTG GAGCCCGACACCTTGGTAACCATCAACCGAGGGGCCCTGATTGGCCTCCTCATAGTAGCAGTGGCTGTTGCCATGGTGATTATCATCAGCCTCCTGATGGTTCGCCGAAAGCCATATGGGACCATCAGTCATGGCATTGTTGAG GTGGATCCCATGGTTAGCCCGGAGGAGCGGCAGTTGAGCAAAATGCAAAACCATGGCTATGAAAACCCCACTTACAAATTCTTTGAAGAGATGAACTGA
- the APLP1 gene encoding amyloid beta precursor like protein 1 isoform X1, producing the protein MAGSTGCASAGWAVARWLLAPLLLLGSCPGPGGAANTQGMGAALGPTLGTPQVAMFCGKLVLHLNLQTGHWEPDAIGTRTCFRTTEEIRSYCQEVYPELQITNAVEGTQPVTIDKWCKKGRSSCKGQMHIVVPYRCLVGEFVSEALLVPDKCKFLHQEKMDSCETYLYWHSVAKEACSGERLELHSYGMLLPCGADRFRGVEYVCCPSHPPAIRVEQATEAPQMVAHLREEALRSNKVPTGRIPTEEESLELEEDRNMDEEEEEEVEEEEEEEEEEEEEEIPGESAPDPNHFHAGWDDYFVEPGYYDDSITQTTITTTTQTTEEDVKVTPTPRPTDGVDVYFEMPGDGNEHANFLRAKMDLEERRMKQINEVMKEWAEADNEAKNLPKTDRQALNEHFQSVLQTLEEQVAGERQRLVETHLARVVALLNDNRRAALENYLTAVQNDHAQPDRILAALKRYVRAEQKDQRHTLRHYQHVAAADPEKAEQMKFQVYTHLHVIEERMNQSLALLYKNPQLTQELRGDIEELLRSERVSTNDLLTTSISETRTTEEFLPMDSGEDLAPESRSYPHDGEDSESADKKASGLAEYDYPTSDKALLYEYEHKLNVSASDVKGMVYKSQEIQRDELEPDTLVTINRGALIGLLIVAVAVAMVIIISLLMVRRKPYGTISHGIVEVDPMVSPEERQLSKMQNHGYENPTYKFFEEMN; encoded by the exons GGGATGGGAGCAGCACTTGGGCCAACCCTGGGGACCCCCCAAGTGGCCATGTTTTGTGGGAAACTGGTCCTGCATCTCAACCTCCAGACAGGGCACTGGGAGCCCGATGCCATTGGCACTCGAACCTGCTTTCGTACCACGGAGGAGATCCGGAGCTACTGCCAggag GTATATCCTGAGTTGCAGATCACTAATGCCGTGGAAGGGACGCAGCCAGTCACCATAGACAAGTGGTGCAAGAAGGGCCGATCATCATGCAAAGGCCAGATGCACATTGTGGTACCCTACCGGTGTCTTG TGGGCGAGTTTGTGAGTGAAGCACTTCTTGTACCAGACAAGTGCAAATTCCTACACCAAGAGAAAATGGACTCATGTGAGACCTACTTGTATTGGCATAGTGTGGCTAAAGAG GCCTGCAGTGGTGAACGTCTTGAGCTACACAGCTACGGCATGCTACTGCCTTGTGGGGCTGACCGTTTCCGGGGTGTGGAATATGTGTGCTGCCCCTCACACCCTCCAGCCATCCGGGTGGAACAAGCTACTGAGGCGCCCCAGATGGTTGCCCATTTGAGAGAGGAAGCCCTGCGCAG CAACAAAGTACCAACAGGACGTATTCCAACAGAGGAAGAAAGTTTAGAATTGGAGGAAGACAGGAATatggatgaagaagaggaagaagaggtggaggaggaggaagaggaggaggaggaagaagaggaggaagagattcCTGGAGAAAGTGCTCCTGACCCTAACcacttccatgctggctgggatgaCTATTTTGTAGAACCAGGATACTATGATGACAGCATCACTCAGACCACCATCACCACAACGACTCAGACCACAGAAGAAGATGTCAAAG TGACCCCAACCCCCCGCCCAACCGATGGGGTGgatgtttattttgaaatgccTGGAGATGGGAATGAGCATGCCAACTTCCTGCGAGCTAAGATGGACCTGGAGGAGCGTCGCATGAAACAGATCAATGAG GTGATGAAGGAATGGGCCGAAGCTGACAATGAAGCCAAGAACTTGCCTAAAACAGACCGGCAGGCGCTGAATGAG CACTTCCAGTCTGTCCTCCAGAcactggaagagcaggtggctggagagCGCCAGCGGCTGGTGGAGACCCATCTGGCCCGTGTGGTAGCACTGCTTAATGACAACCGTCGCGCGGCACTGGAGAACTACTTGACTGCTGTACAGAACGACCATGCCCAG CCGGACCGCATCCTGGCAGCTCTGAAGAGATATGTGCGGGCGGAACAAAAAGATCAGCGCCACACTCTCCGCCATTACCAGCATGTGGCAGCTGCTGATCCTGAAAAGGCTGAACAAATGAAGTTCCAG GTGTATACCCATCTCCATGTCATTGAGGAACGGATGAACCAGAGCCTTGCATTGCTCTACAAGAACCCGCAGCTAACTCAGGAGCTCCGAGGAGACATAG AGGAGCTGCTGCGATCCGAACGGGTGTCCACCAATGACCTGCTCACTACCTCAATCTCAGAGACCCGCACCACAGAGGAGTTTCTACCCATGGACAGTGGTGAGGACTTAGCTCCTGAGAGCCGTTCTTACCCACACGATGGAGAAG ATTCTGAATCAGCCGACAAGAAAG CTTCTGGGCTGGCAGAATATGACTATCCAACTAGTGACAAAGCCTTGCTGTATGAGTATGAACATAAG CTCAATGTGTCTGCCTCAGATGTCAAAGGCATGGTGTACAAGTCCCAAGAAATCCAACGTGATGAGCTG GAGCCCGACACCTTGGTAACCATCAACCGAGGGGCCCTGATTGGCCTCCTCATAGTAGCAGTGGCTGTTGCCATGGTGATTATCATCAGCCTCCTGATGGTTCGCCGAAAGCCATATGGGACCATCAGTCATGGCATTGTTGAG GTGGATCCCATGGTTAGCCCGGAGGAGCGGCAGTTGAGCAAAATGCAAAACCATGGCTATGAAAACCCCACTTACAAATTCTTTGAAGAGATGAACTGA